One genomic segment of Leptolyngbya sp. 'hensonii' includes these proteins:
- a CDS encoding DUF427 domain-containing protein: MMPQRIEPGPGQESVWDYPRPPRLESTSKHIQIIFNQVIIADTHSAMRVLETSHPPVYYLPLENIHQEYLIPVAQASSFCEWKGRAGYYTVKVGDRQAPNAAWYYSDPTPPFRPIQNYVAFYAHLMDICTVEGETVQPQPGNFYGGWITKDIVGPFKGGPGSWGW, from the coding sequence ATGATGCCACAAAGAATTGAACCGGGTCCAGGTCAGGAGTCTGTCTGGGATTATCCCCGTCCTCCTCGCCTGGAAAGTACCTCAAAACACATCCAGATTATCTTCAATCAGGTGATAATTGCAGATACCCACAGCGCGATGCGGGTGCTGGAAACCAGTCATCCGCCGGTCTACTACCTGCCTCTGGAAAATATCCACCAAGAGTATCTAATCCCAGTGGCTCAGGCTTCTTCCTTTTGTGAGTGGAAAGGACGAGCCGGGTATTATACCGTTAAGGTGGGCGATCGGCAGGCTCCCAATGCAGCCTGGTATTATAGTGACCCTACCCCCCCTTTCCGACCCATCCAGAATTATGTTGCCTTTTATGCCCATTTGATGGACATCTGTACGGTGGAGGGAGAAACGGTACAACCCCAACCGGGAAACTTTTACGGCGGATGGATTACGAAAGATATCGTAGGGCCATTTAAAGGAGGGCCAGGATCATGGGGTTGGTGA
- a CDS encoding cyclic nucleotide-binding domain-containing protein translates to MKKVLFILGELSDDDIDWMIDTAATEEISAGTVLIQEGQPIDALYIVLSGTLKVLVESLGGKEVARLSTGEVVGEMSFVDARPPSATVKAIEDSLVISIPRQQLAAKLQQDVGFASRFYRALAIFLSDRLRGTVSRLGYGKDSPLENPSGKENEPNPNMLDNLTLAGARFDWLLRRLRSISPKS, encoded by the coding sequence ATGAAAAAAGTACTCTTTATCCTGGGAGAACTGAGTGACGATGACATCGATTGGATGATTGACACGGCAGCCACTGAAGAAATTTCAGCCGGAACTGTGTTAATCCAGGAAGGGCAACCGATCGACGCGCTTTATATCGTCTTGAGTGGAACTCTGAAGGTTCTGGTAGAAAGCTTAGGCGGCAAGGAAGTGGCCCGACTGTCCACAGGCGAAGTGGTCGGAGAAATGTCTTTCGTCGATGCCCGTCCTCCTTCAGCGACGGTGAAAGCCATCGAGGACTCTCTGGTGATTTCTATCCCCAGGCAACAGTTAGCGGCCAAATTGCAGCAAGATGTGGGGTTTGCCTCCAGATTTTACCGAGCCTTGGCCATTTTCCTGTCCGATCGCCTGCGAGGAACGGTGAGTCGGTTGGGCTATGGCAAAGATTCTCCGCTGGAGAATCCCAGTGGCAAGGAGAACGAGCCCAATCCTAATATGCTGGATAATCTGACGTTGGCGGGTGCTCGTTTCGATTGGTTATTACGACGGCTACGTAGTATTAGCCCGAAATCTTAG
- a CDS encoding FAD-dependent oxidoreductase — protein sequence MTLTETILAQMPGDPLQGLHQADQVWRSLRDGTLPLPSVIHQAQDPLGEADWDVVICGGTLGIFLGAVLAQRGWRTALLERGVLRGREQEWNISRHELQVFVDLGLLSVAELEQAIVTEYNPARIAFKGGPEFWVRDVLNVGVDPLFLLDCLKSRFLAWGGTLLEHTAFAGAIVHPDGVRIVGAAGLKTRLLIDAMGHFSPIARQARQGERPDGVCLVVGSCAQGYPVNQSGDLMVSFTSIQQQYQYFWEAFPARDGRTTYLFTYGDAHPDRPDLAALYEDYLQLLPEYQGVALDQLQFRRALFGCFPCYRQSPLRSAWNRILHVGDSSGNQSPLSFGGFGAMVRHLQRLTEGVDDALKQDLLDRAALSCLQPYQPNLTVTWLFQRAMRVELTQSLPPDQINQLLSGVFQVMSRLGDRTLKPFLQDVVQFPALSLTLLQVSLRYPGLVLQIIPHVSLRILLDWMGHYLALGAYTAVYPLSLFFEPKLKALSPTQQYFWRARIQALRYGSGNDYRGSSSRIQD from the coding sequence ATGACACTGACAGAAACCATTCTGGCTCAGATGCCTGGAGATCCTTTGCAGGGATTACATCAGGCCGATCAGGTTTGGCGATCGCTGCGGGATGGCACCTTGCCGCTGCCATCTGTGATTCACCAAGCCCAGGACCCCCTGGGGGAAGCAGATTGGGATGTGGTCATTTGTGGGGGAACTTTGGGAATCTTCCTTGGGGCTGTTCTGGCCCAGCGAGGCTGGCGAACTGCTCTGCTGGAACGGGGGGTCTTGCGGGGCCGCGAGCAGGAGTGGAATATCTCCCGCCATGAGCTACAGGTATTTGTGGATCTGGGTTTGCTGTCGGTAGCAGAACTGGAGCAGGCGATCGTCACAGAATATAACCCGGCCCGGATTGCCTTTAAGGGAGGACCAGAGTTCTGGGTCCGGGATGTGTTGAATGTAGGGGTCGATCCATTGTTCCTGCTGGATTGCCTGAAGTCCCGGTTTTTGGCCTGGGGGGGAACGCTGCTGGAGCACACTGCTTTTGCAGGGGCGATCGTGCATCCAGATGGGGTCAGGATTGTCGGTGCTGCTGGGCTGAAAACCCGTTTGCTGATTGATGCCATGGGGCATTTCTCCCCGATCGCCCGTCAGGCTCGCCAGGGAGAGCGCCCAGATGGGGTGTGTCTGGTGGTGGGCAGTTGTGCCCAGGGGTATCCGGTGAACCAGAGCGGGGATTTAATGGTTTCCTTTACCTCGATTCAGCAACAGTACCAGTATTTCTGGGAGGCTTTCCCAGCCAGGGACGGTCGCACGACTTATCTGTTTACCTATGGGGATGCCCATCCCGATCGCCCAGATCTGGCTGCCCTGTATGAGGATTACCTGCAACTCCTGCCAGAGTATCAAGGTGTTGCTCTGGACCAGTTGCAGTTTCGGCGAGCCCTGTTTGGATGCTTTCCCTGTTATCGCCAGAGCCCGTTACGGTCTGCCTGGAACCGGATCTTGCATGTGGGAGATAGCAGCGGCAACCAGTCGCCGCTCAGCTTCGGGGGGTTTGGGGCCATGGTGCGCCATCTGCAACGACTGACTGAAGGGGTGGACGATGCGCTAAAACAGGATTTGCTCGATCGGGCGGCCCTTTCATGCCTGCAACCCTACCAGCCCAACCTGACTGTAACCTGGCTATTTCAACGGGCGATGAGGGTGGAGTTAACCCAGTCCCTGCCTCCAGATCAGATTAATCAACTGCTATCTGGTGTGTTTCAGGTGATGAGCCGTCTTGGGGATAGGACCCTCAAACCTTTTCTGCAAGATGTTGTGCAATTTCCTGCCCTTTCCCTGACCCTTTTACAGGTGTCCCTGAGGTACCCTGGCCTGGTTTTGCAGATTATCCCCCACGTGAGCTTAAGAATTTTATTAGACTGGATGGGTCATTATCTGGCACTGGGAGCTTATACTGCTGTTTACCCACTCAGCCTGTTTTTTGAACCGAAGCTTAAGGCTCTGTCTCCAACTCAACAGTACTTCTGGAGAGCGCGGATACAGGCCCTTCGATATGGTAGTGGCAATGACTATCGAGGCTCATCCAGTCGTATCCAGGATTGA
- a CDS encoding tetratricopeptide repeat protein, whose product MDLVPARQAFQGATSVPDDQIDLAEAALYIAQEEYPELSVADYLRLLDQLALEVQSRLPQERYPLRVIQVLNQYLYQHLRFKGNTTDYYDPCNSFLNDVMDRRTGIPITLALVYMEIARRVDFPMVGIGMPGHFLIRPQVAEMELYVDAFHGGETLFVQDCQARLSELFGQPVSLETMPTLLAPISTRRFLARMLTNLKMIYLNRGQLQKAVAAIDRILWLLPQAPIEYRDRGLIAYQLHQWQDAVEDLETYLASVPEAEDAIAIQRLLHQIKQEGEK is encoded by the coding sequence ATGGATCTTGTTCCTGCGCGACAGGCGTTTCAGGGGGCGACTTCGGTGCCTGATGATCAAATCGACCTGGCAGAAGCAGCTCTCTATATTGCCCAGGAGGAATATCCAGAACTCTCTGTAGCCGACTATCTCAGGCTGTTGGATCAGTTGGCACTAGAGGTTCAGAGTCGTTTGCCTCAGGAGCGGTATCCCCTGCGAGTGATCCAGGTGCTGAATCAGTATCTGTATCAGCACCTGCGGTTCAAAGGCAACACAACGGACTATTACGATCCGTGTAATAGTTTTCTCAATGATGTTATGGATCGCCGGACGGGTATTCCGATTACCCTGGCCCTGGTGTATATGGAAATTGCCCGGCGAGTCGATTTTCCCATGGTCGGGATTGGGATGCCAGGACACTTCTTGATTCGCCCTCAGGTCGCCGAGATGGAGTTGTACGTAGATGCCTTTCATGGGGGGGAAACGCTGTTTGTCCAGGATTGTCAGGCACGCCTGAGCGAGCTCTTTGGCCAGCCTGTGTCCCTGGAGACTATGCCAACGCTATTAGCGCCCATCAGTACACGCCGGTTTCTGGCCCGAATGCTGACCAATCTAAAAATGATTTACCTGAACCGGGGGCAACTCCAGAAAGCGGTGGCCGCCATTGATCGAATTTTGTGGCTCCTGCCCCAGGCTCCGATCGAATATCGAGATCGGGGGCTAATTGCTTACCAATTGCATCAATGGCAGGATGCAGTAGAGGATTTGGAAACCTATCTGGCCTCCGTGCCTGAGGCAGAAGATGCGATCGCGATTCAACGGTTACTTCATCAGATCAAGCAAGAGGGTGAGAAATGA
- the rpsJ gene encoding 30S ribosomal protein S10, with the protein MQQQKIRIRLKAFDRRLLDTSCEKIVDTAKRTNATAIGPIPLPTKRRIYCVLRSPHVDKDSREHFETRTHHRLIDIYQPSSRTIDALMKLDLPAGVDIEVKL; encoded by the coding sequence ATTCAGCAGCAAAAAATTCGCATTCGCCTGAAAGCATTTGACCGCCGTCTTCTGGATACCTCCTGTGAAAAGATTGTGGATACGGCCAAGCGCACGAACGCCACTGCTATTGGCCCTATTCCTTTACCGACAAAGCGTCGGATCTATTGTGTTCTGCGTTCTCCTCACGTGGACAAAGATTCCCGCGAACACTTTGAAACTCGGACTCACCACCGCTTGATTGATATTTACCAGCCCTCTTCTCGGACGATCGATGCCCTGATGAAACTGGATCTGCCTGCTGGAGTAGATATCGAAGTTAAGCTCTAA